A window of Pirellulales bacterium contains these coding sequences:
- a CDS encoding carbon storage regulator gives MLVLTRKLKEQIRVGNEITITILRVSGKSVRVGIEAPREVRVVRAELPMLEETIDETEESAEEVVPALVVRAAGRRGPKTDAASSTPRTGSKVNRIHPREAVDAMTPRLGNERRGYGAERVTVVEPSAAPTMRPSATMGPLAMRGLVGRRG, from the coding sequence ATGTTGGTGCTGACACGGAAGCTGAAGGAGCAGATTCGCGTTGGAAACGAGATCACGATCACCATCCTGCGTGTCTCCGGAAAATCGGTTCGTGTCGGCATCGAGGCCCCGCGAGAGGTGCGTGTCGTCCGTGCCGAGTTGCCCATGCTCGAAGAGACGATCGACGAAACCGAAGAGTCGGCCGAAGAAGTGGTGCCGGCCCTCGTCGTGCGGGCTGCCGGTCGTCGCGGACCCAAGACCGATGCCGCCAGCAGCACGCCGCGAACCGGTTCGAAGGTCAACCGCATCCATCCTCGCGAGGCGGTCGACGCCATGACCCCGCGACTCGGCAACGAGCGACGTGGCTATGGAGCCGAACGAGTGACCGTGGTCGAGCCTAGCGCAGCTCCGACAATGCGTCCCTCGGCTACGATGGGGCCCTTGGCCATGCGAGGTCTCGTCGGTCGCCGCGGCTAA
- a CDS encoding UvrB/UvrC motif-containing protein, whose protein sequence is MAKRPPRQDIDHVLRDWPHEPGEISVRLVEAHDGREVLQMRVELGVMQLETTHRPDGQRPGGAETYFDYLLALAIHEGDGFTLTEEQCNEVDRELVQFYHRRICWLALREYEHAVRDADHNLAFMDFVRSCSPADEWTESHEQYRPFILFHRTQAAALAELEERGPEPAIETLNTGLDRLREIYADADAEEPFEEDEMVARLVELRESLRDQYNVGQTLSERLADAISREQYELAAQLRDQIAHRAKKRA, encoded by the coding sequence ATGGCGAAACGTCCCCCGCGACAAGATATCGATCACGTGCTCCGCGATTGGCCCCACGAGCCAGGCGAAATCAGCGTCCGGCTGGTCGAGGCACACGACGGTCGCGAGGTCCTGCAGATGCGGGTCGAGTTGGGGGTCATGCAACTCGAAACGACTCATCGCCCCGATGGTCAGCGTCCCGGCGGCGCCGAAACCTACTTCGACTATCTGCTCGCCCTGGCGATCCACGAGGGAGATGGCTTCACCCTCACCGAAGAGCAGTGCAACGAGGTGGATCGAGAGCTCGTGCAGTTCTACCATCGTCGCATCTGCTGGCTGGCGCTGCGCGAATACGAGCACGCTGTCCGCGATGCCGATCACAATCTCGCCTTCATGGACTTCGTCCGTAGTTGCTCCCCCGCGGACGAATGGACCGAATCGCACGAGCAATACCGCCCGTTTATCCTCTTCCACCGCACGCAGGCCGCGGCCCTGGCCGAGCTCGAAGAACGCGGGCCGGAGCCGGCGATCGAGACGCTGAACACCGGGCTCGATCGCCTGCGCGAAATCTACGCCGACGCCGACGCCGAAGAGCCCTTCGAGGAAGACGAGATGGTCGCCCGGCTGGTCGAGCTGCGTGAATCGCTCCGCGACCAATACAACGTCGGTCAGACCCTCTCGGAACGACTGGCCGACGCCATCTCGCGCGAGCAGTACGAGTTGGCCGCCCAATTGCGCGACCAGATCGCCCACCGCGCGAAGAAACGCGCCTGA
- a CDS encoding LssY C-terminal domain-containing protein, with product MLDATGQGGYRSSDMSLEETPILRRLLVPYRPRPTARTFDARAQTQSQDGLDITVAVLDSKESRHYFGVPMARRGIQPLWLRVVNRAEGPYRVNLVGIDPNYFSAHEASAANHFSSGKRILGFGAAALLVFFPLIWLLPFKLFGAWRANRQMDDYFHEHAFRLRPVEPGETSEGFVFTSLDIGNKIIHVRLLGIEDTREFVFSVPVPGLDADYARRAFQDLYPAEQQIECDELSLGHHLAEAPATTLNGRGTRFGDPVNLVIVGEFPTVVSAFGARWDETEVITLATCWKTARAFLTGSEYRYSPVSPLHLYGRIQDFALQRVRKSINERLHMRLWATPLRLGGQPVWVGQVSRDMGVRLTWRTWNLTTHRIDPDIDEARDYVLEDLFQAGRLKLAGYVTRQDAVPGEIRRRNLTGDPYFTDGKLAVMVVSPTRTTARFVAWE from the coding sequence GTGCTCGACGCCACAGGGCAGGGGGGTTACCGTAGCAGCGACATGTCGCTCGAAGAGACCCCCATCCTGCGCCGCCTGCTCGTGCCCTATCGGCCCCGGCCCACGGCACGTACGTTCGACGCGCGGGCGCAGACGCAATCGCAGGATGGTCTCGACATAACGGTGGCCGTGCTCGACAGCAAGGAAAGCCGGCACTATTTCGGCGTCCCCATGGCGCGGCGCGGCATTCAGCCCTTGTGGCTGCGCGTGGTCAACCGCGCCGAGGGCCCCTACCGGGTCAACCTGGTGGGGATCGACCCGAATTATTTCTCCGCGCACGAGGCCTCGGCGGCGAATCACTTTTCGAGCGGCAAGCGGATCCTCGGCTTCGGCGCCGCGGCGCTGCTCGTGTTCTTCCCGCTCATCTGGCTGCTGCCCTTCAAGCTCTTCGGCGCGTGGCGGGCGAATCGCCAGATGGACGACTACTTTCACGAACACGCCTTTCGCTTGCGCCCCGTCGAACCGGGCGAGACGTCGGAGGGGTTTGTCTTCACCTCCCTCGATATCGGCAACAAGATCATCCACGTACGACTGCTCGGGATCGAGGACACGCGCGAGTTCGTCTTTTCGGTGCCCGTGCCGGGGCTCGACGCCGACTACGCGCGGCGGGCGTTTCAGGATCTCTACCCAGCGGAGCAGCAAATCGAGTGCGACGAACTGTCGCTGGGACATCACCTGGCCGAGGCGCCGGCGACCACGCTCAACGGTCGCGGCACACGTTTCGGCGATCCGGTAAACCTGGTGATCGTGGGAGAGTTCCCCACGGTGGTGAGCGCCTTCGGCGCACGCTGGGACGAGACCGAGGTGATTACGCTGGCGACGTGCTGGAAGACGGCACGAGCGTTCTTGACCGGCTCCGAATATCGCTACTCGCCCGTGAGCCCATTGCACCTCTACGGACGCATCCAGGACTTTGCCTTGCAGCGTGTGCGCAAATCGATCAACGAGCGGCTGCACATGCGGTTGTGGGCCACGCCGTTGCGACTCGGGGGACAGCCGGTCTGGGTCGGCCAGGTCAGCCGCGACATGGGCGTACGCCTGACCTGGCGGACCTGGAACCTGACGACCCACCGGATCGATCCCGATATCGACGAAGCTCGCGACTATGTGCTCGAAGACCTGTTTCAGGCGGGACGCCTCAAGTTGGCGGGCTACGTCACACGGCAGGATGCCGTGCCGGGAGAAATCCGCCGCCGCAACCTGACTGGGGATCCCTATTTCACCGACGGCAAGCTGGCCGTGATGGTGGTTTCGCCCACGCGAACCACGGCGCGATTCGTAGCCTGGGAATAG